A region from the Leeia speluncae genome encodes:
- a CDS encoding methyl-accepting chemotaxis protein: MKIATRLLLTFLGVFIAFLGIGGWSVLQIRSLNNEVGFAYQEVMPSLEALKDMQTGVQVLRANLLTHILETDAGKKKGYEKVIADNRLLLDRNLQKYQQQMAANEALKASATSLQTAYTAFSDSFNKALAKSTAGFFDAAAMIATGDTQQKVDMLLSLLNKQLNDKKAIATQQSQTTEKNSQLAMKLTLVLLGVIMVVIGLASLRVYRILQAGLQTIQQTITHISQSLDFTYRAKAGGKTEVDQTIVLLNTFLDRVQTNLRTILEGSRQVSEAAGELLTTANQVAELTSTQNEATTNVAATVEEMSVSITQVSNQSGDMLQMAENAGELAKSGSVTIANTVSDIKGIAQTVGRTSLAINELDGQSAKINSIVSVIREVAEQTNLLALNAAIEAARAGEQGRGFAVVADEVRRLAERTSTATQEIAETINAMRNCSLAASQQTKQTDQIVTSGVARADDADKAILQIGESALETVTKVNEMFTALREQTAASTNIAEQVEIIAQMTDQASAAAHRTTSLANNLTTLANRQIDILDQYRLG; the protein is encoded by the coding sequence ATGAAGATTGCAACTAGATTATTACTGACCTTCCTTGGCGTATTCATTGCCTTTTTAGGAATTGGTGGCTGGAGCGTGCTACAAATTCGTTCCTTAAATAATGAGGTTGGTTTTGCGTATCAAGAAGTAATGCCTAGTTTAGAGGCGTTAAAAGATATGCAAACTGGCGTGCAAGTGCTGCGAGCAAATTTGCTGACGCATATTCTAGAAACGGATGCGGGTAAGAAAAAAGGGTACGAGAAAGTAATCGCGGATAACCGCTTGTTGCTTGATCGGAATTTGCAAAAATATCAGCAGCAAATGGCGGCAAATGAAGCGTTAAAAGCCTCTGCGACGTCTTTACAAACGGCGTATACCGCTTTTTCTGATAGCTTTAATAAAGCGTTAGCGAAATCAACTGCCGGCTTTTTTGATGCGGCGGCGATGATTGCCACGGGGGATACCCAGCAAAAAGTCGATATGCTGTTATCGTTACTGAATAAACAACTTAACGATAAAAAGGCAATAGCTACACAACAAAGCCAAACAACCGAGAAAAACAGCCAACTAGCTATGAAGCTTACCTTGGTCTTACTCGGGGTGATTATGGTGGTGATAGGATTGGCTTCGTTGCGTGTTTACCGGATTCTTCAAGCGGGTTTACAAACCATTCAACAGACCATTACCCATATCTCTCAGTCGCTAGACTTTACCTACCGCGCTAAAGCTGGCGGTAAAACGGAGGTAGACCAAACGATTGTGCTGCTAAATACCTTTCTGGATAGGGTGCAAACCAATCTGCGAACCATTTTAGAAGGTTCTCGCCAAGTTTCGGAGGCCGCTGGCGAATTACTGACAACAGCGAATCAGGTCGCAGAATTAACTTCTACTCAGAATGAAGCAACAACCAATGTGGCCGCAACCGTTGAAGAAATGTCGGTCAGCATTACCCAAGTCAGCAATCAGTCTGGCGATATGCTGCAAATGGCAGAAAACGCTGGCGAATTGGCAAAATCGGGTTCTGTTACTATTGCCAATACGGTGTCGGATATTAAAGGGATTGCACAGACCGTTGGCAGAACCTCTTTAGCCATTAATGAATTAGATGGGCAAAGTGCCAAAATTAATTCGATTGTTTCTGTGATTCGTGAAGTGGCCGAGCAAACCAATTTACTTGCCTTAAATGCAGCGATTGAAGCGGCGAGAGCAGGCGAGCAAGGACGTGGCTTTGCCGTGGTTGCAGATGAAGTAAGGCGCTTAGCAGAAAGAACATCGACAGCAACGCAAGAAATTGCCGAAACCATTAACGCGATGCGAAATTGCTCGTTAGCCGCTAGCCAACAGACCAAGCAAACTGATCAAATCGTTACCTCTGGCGTGGCTAGAGCAGATGATGCAGATAAAGCCATCTTGCAGATTGGAGAGTCTGCATTAGAGACAGTCACTAAAGTGAACGAGATGTTTACTGCATTGCGTGAGCAAACAGCGGCGAGTACGAATATTGCCGAGCAAGTAGAAATCATTGCACAAATGACCGATCAGGCAAGCGCAGCCGCGCATCGAACCACGTCTTTGGCAAATAACCTGACGACGCTGGCTAACCGGCAAATTGATATTCTCGACCAATATCGTTTGGGATAA
- a CDS encoding aromatic ring-hydroxylating oxygenase subunit alpha has product MTTQQKTISLIKQRQPRQVLSGALYTDPDVYREDLAQIWHKEWIFAGHTFELEKAGQFITLQVGDFPVVIVRGTDGEIRAFHNVCPHRGSKLCNSSSGKSAKLVCPYHKWTFSLEGKLQFAGNMGNEFDPQSHGLKQVHAAIVETYIYVCVAETAPDFEGFRKALTPFVSPHNLADCKVAFESTIVEKGNWKLVFENNRECYHCEGNHPELLNSFVENLSVAGVADDSDPELSAFWDRCETAGLPSQMVMSDNGQYRITRIPLSANASSYTMDGKPAVNGRLDKSGVENIGALLYFNYPSTWNHFLGDHALSFRVLPLGPGETMVTTKWLVHKDAVEGVDYDLTRLTEVWIATNDQDRRLVEGTHAGVSSPAYQAGNYSAVAENGPSQFDDWYCNTMKSRIAD; this is encoded by the coding sequence ATGACCACCCAACAAAAAACGATATCTTTAATCAAGCAACGTCAACCACGCCAAGTATTATCTGGTGCTTTGTATACCGATCCGGATGTGTATCGTGAAGATTTAGCGCAAATCTGGCACAAAGAATGGATTTTCGCTGGTCATACCTTCGAATTAGAAAAAGCCGGACAATTTATCACCTTACAAGTAGGCGATTTCCCAGTGGTGATTGTTCGTGGAACAGATGGCGAAATTCGCGCATTCCATAACGTCTGTCCACACCGTGGCTCTAAGCTTTGTAATAGCAGTAGCGGCAAGTCTGCTAAATTAGTTTGCCCATATCACAAATGGACATTTAGTTTAGAAGGTAAATTGCAATTTGCTGGCAATATGGGTAATGAATTTGATCCGCAAAGCCATGGTTTGAAGCAAGTTCACGCGGCAATCGTTGAAACGTATATCTATGTCTGTGTCGCAGAAACCGCACCAGACTTTGAGGGCTTCCGTAAAGCACTAACCCCATTTGTTTCCCCGCACAACTTGGCAGACTGTAAAGTTGCTTTCGAGTCCACAATTGTTGAAAAAGGCAACTGGAAACTGGTGTTCGAAAACAACCGCGAATGCTATCACTGCGAAGGCAATCATCCTGAGCTGCTCAATTCATTTGTTGAAAACTTATCTGTTGCGGGTGTTGCCGACGATAGTGATCCAGAGCTATCGGCGTTCTGGGATCGTTGCGAAACAGCTGGTTTACCAAGTCAAATGGTGATGTCAGACAATGGCCAGTACCGCATTACCCGTATTCCACTTTCTGCTAATGCGTCTAGCTACACCATGGATGGTAAGCCAGCGGTAAATGGTCGACTAGACAAGAGTGGTGTCGAAAATATTGGTGCCTTGCTTTACTTCAATTACCCATCTACTTGGAACCACTTCTTAGGTGACCATGCGCTGAGTTTCCGTGTCTTACCGCTAGGCCCAGGTGAAACCATGGTTACTACCAAATGGTTGGTACACAAAGATGCAGTGGAAGGTGTGGATTACGATCTAACAAGACTGACTGAAGTGTGGATTGCTACCAATGATCAAGATCGCCGCTTAGTAGAAGGCACCCACGCTGGTGTTAGTTCTCCTGCATACCAAGCAGGCAATTATTCTGCCGTTGCAGAAAATGGCCCAAGCCAATTTGATGATTGGTACTGCAATACCATGAAGAGCCGTATCGCAGATTAA
- a CDS encoding LysR substrate-binding domain-containing protein — protein sequence MSTKQLSTDRLLAQMPSLRALKCFVTAARHESFTKAAEILCVTQAAISRQIKELEDVLEVELFDRTGRTIKLTEAGRILYNASYLSIMNIASAADVVRRSQHQSLNLCVSYSFSALWLSPRLASFRKAFPSIKLNITVTDNFMALEGLVQPDVIITKNPPVTAAQYEVENLFHDIVYPVCSPSFNENNIQGGIKRPLDIFNYPTLHLSIIGRDQVCEHVDWRVWRNWFQNTSDAGRFKPEEPFESNDYRLLISMAEAGEGIVLGWHHLVHRQIEKGSLVRPVDAVLEFKDRHHYLVTNKNSKVREDFQNFKSWLTAEVGEMMVDWPNDEA from the coding sequence ATGTCGACCAAGCAACTCTCCACCGATAGATTGCTCGCTCAGATGCCATCACTTCGCGCACTGAAGTGTTTTGTCACCGCAGCTAGACATGAAAGTTTCACCAAAGCGGCTGAAATTTTATGCGTGACGCAAGCAGCAATTAGCCGACAAATCAAAGAGTTAGAAGATGTCCTAGAAGTGGAGTTATTTGATCGTACAGGCCGTACCATCAAATTAACCGAAGCAGGGCGCATCTTATATAACGCGTCTTATCTCTCAATTATGAACATCGCTTCTGCAGCCGATGTGGTGAGACGCTCTCAGCACCAATCCTTAAATTTGTGTGTGAGTTATTCATTTTCTGCTTTGTGGTTATCCCCTAGGCTGGCATCTTTTCGGAAAGCCTTTCCGTCTATCAAGCTAAACATCACGGTGACGGATAACTTCATGGCACTAGAGGGTTTGGTACAACCGGATGTAATTATTACCAAAAACCCACCTGTCACCGCAGCACAATACGAAGTAGAAAATCTATTTCACGATATTGTTTATCCTGTCTGTAGTCCGTCTTTTAACGAAAATAACATTCAGGGCGGCATCAAAAGGCCGCTGGATATCTTTAATTACCCCACTTTGCATCTCTCTATTATTGGCCGTGACCAAGTATGTGAGCATGTCGATTGGCGGGTATGGCGTAATTGGTTTCAAAATACCAGTGACGCAGGGCGTTTTAAACCCGAAGAGCCATTTGAAAGCAATGACTACCGCTTGTTGATCTCAATGGCAGAAGCTGGTGAGGGGATCGTGCTTGGCTGGCATCATTTGGTCCATCGGCAAATCGAAAAAGGGAGCTTAGTCCGCCCTGTTGATGCGGTATTAGAGTTTAAAGATCGTCACCATTATTTAGTCACAAACAAAAACTCAAAAGTCAGGGAAGATTTTCAAAACTTTAAATCATGGCTTACCGCAGAAGTCGGCGAGATGATGGTTGATTGGCCAAATGACGAAGCGTAA
- a CDS encoding AEC family transporter, whose amino-acid sequence MLLLINTLLPIFALLLIGYACRRFGCLGENASVELNRLVVWLALPALLLKVTATTPLSEIGNVGFLAALTISSGVVFIATLVYRLKKNKQLADASIDGLCASYANTGFIGIPLCMHIYGDTGVLAAILATLVVACVLFAIGIICIEVGTQTHTHWFASFKNVSQSLLKNPLVVSPFVGMFLSGFHITLPEPAMTLITLLGQAATPCALVSLGAFLAHKQRGNSRDAYLLVSAKLIIQPLITGVLVYHVFHLPPVWANSAILLSALPTGTGPFMLASHYVRDATTVSSTILQTTVGSIVSVSMCLLLFNR is encoded by the coding sequence ATGCTGCTTTTAATAAACACCTTGCTTCCTATTTTTGCTCTCTTATTGATTGGGTATGCATGCCGGCGATTTGGCTGCTTGGGGGAGAATGCCTCTGTCGAATTAAATCGGCTAGTCGTATGGTTGGCGCTGCCGGCCTTATTACTAAAAGTCACAGCAACTACGCCGCTTTCAGAGATTGGGAACGTTGGCTTTTTAGCAGCACTGACGATTAGTAGTGGCGTAGTGTTTATTGCAACGCTAGTGTATCGACTAAAGAAAAACAAACAATTAGCCGATGCCAGCATTGATGGACTATGTGCGTCATACGCCAACACGGGGTTTATTGGTATTCCGCTCTGCATGCATATTTATGGAGATACAGGTGTACTTGCCGCCATTTTGGCAACTTTAGTCGTTGCTTGCGTATTGTTTGCAATTGGGATTATCTGCATTGAAGTGGGTACGCAAACGCATACACACTGGTTTGCATCATTCAAAAATGTGAGCCAATCTTTACTTAAAAACCCGCTGGTCGTTAGCCCATTTGTCGGCATGTTTCTTTCTGGCTTTCACATTACCTTACCAGAGCCCGCAATGACCTTGATTACCTTACTTGGACAAGCAGCGACGCCATGTGCGCTGGTGTCTCTTGGTGCCTTTTTAGCCCACAAGCAAAGGGGTAATAGTCGGGATGCGTATTTGCTGGTGTCGGCCAAATTAATTATCCAGCCGCTAATTACCGGGGTATTGGTGTATCACGTGTTTCATTTGCCACCTGTATGGGCAAATTCAGCGATTTTACTGAGTGCGCTACCAACGGGCACCGGCCCATTTATGTTAGCAAGCCACTACGTAAGAGATGCGACCACGGTATCTAGCACCATTTTACAGACCACGGTAGGATCGATTGTATCTGTATCGATGTGCTTATTATTGTTTAACCGTTAA
- a CDS encoding hybrid-cluster NAD(P)-dependent oxidoreductase gives MISLTSAEYLNPVNTQTWTNGRHVVNCRKVIQETHDVRTFCFSMPTPVLFFFKPGQFVTLELNIDGQRVMRSYTISSAPSIPYSFSITVKRVPGGVVSNWLHDNLKEGDELAVHGSVGQFNCIDYPAKKVLLLSGGVGITPVMSMARWFFDTNSDVDMVFAHSARTPRDIIYRAELDYMSTRIENFKLHLICEKNEVGQAWSGYRGYLSTAMLQLIAPDFLEREVFCCGPTPYMRAVKQLLQAAGFDMSRYHEESFGATPAEDIAEAEAHANRHEEAGDHTEVAGFVVNFPENGKSVTVAAETTVHVAASKAGINIPKACGMGICGTCRVKVLCGEVEMNDNGGLTEDEIADGYILSCCSKVKTNLEVEL, from the coding sequence ATGATTAGTCTAACGAGTGCAGAATACCTGAATCCCGTGAATACACAGACATGGACGAATGGCCGTCATGTGGTGAATTGCCGCAAGGTCATTCAAGAAACGCATGATGTGCGTACCTTTTGTTTTAGTATGCCGACACCGGTACTGTTCTTTTTTAAGCCAGGGCAGTTTGTCACGCTAGAGCTAAATATTGATGGTCAGCGCGTGATGCGCTCGTACACAATTTCTAGCGCACCCTCTATTCCATACAGCTTTTCGATTACCGTCAAACGGGTGCCGGGTGGGGTCGTGTCAAATTGGCTGCACGATAACCTAAAAGAAGGGGACGAACTCGCCGTTCATGGCTCTGTCGGGCAGTTTAATTGCATCGATTATCCCGCAAAGAAAGTTTTACTGTTATCGGGTGGGGTAGGGATTACGCCAGTAATGTCGATGGCGAGATGGTTCTTTGATACCAATTCAGATGTCGACATGGTATTTGCCCATAGTGCGAGAACCCCACGGGATATCATTTACCGTGCCGAACTAGATTACATGTCTACCCGCATCGAAAACTTCAAATTGCACCTCATTTGCGAGAAAAATGAAGTTGGGCAGGCTTGGAGCGGTTATCGTGGCTATTTATCAACCGCCATGTTGCAACTAATCGCGCCAGATTTTCTTGAGCGAGAAGTCTTCTGCTGCGGCCCAACGCCTTATATGCGTGCGGTAAAACAACTCTTACAAGCGGCAGGTTTTGACATGAGCCGCTATCATGAGGAATCCTTTGGTGCGACGCCTGCAGAAGACATTGCCGAAGCAGAAGCGCATGCCAATCGCCATGAAGAGGCCGGCGACCATACCGAGGTAGCAGGCTTTGTGGTGAATTTTCCTGAAAATGGGAAGTCGGTCACTGTCGCAGCAGAAACCACTGTCCATGTCGCGGCAAGCAAGGCGGGAATTAATATTCCTAAAGCCTGTGGCATGGGTATCTGTGGAACTTGTCGCGTAAAGGTACTCTGCGGAGAAGTGGAAATGAATGATAACGGCGGGCTAACAGAGGATGAAATTGCAGATGGCTATATTCTCAGCTGCTGCTCAAAAGTGAAAACCAATTTAGAGGTGGAGTTGTAA
- a CDS encoding LysR family transcriptional regulator translates to MKFDLRQLNYFVVLAETKHFGLAAAKLHISQPPLSRQIASLESALGVVLLERSTRHVALTPTGAHFYQEAKRLLNQYQSLIDSTQAVARGEKGTLTIGFTMSAAWSVLPGLIRQLSEAFPLIDVKLIELLPSALNQSLLAGEIDCGVAYPWQKPSGFSYHALFREPLCAVVPATHPLAAAGQIEPHQLRDEVFISFPSRTAPALHTLVWQCCLEGGFEPNVKFETHLQQTIVNLVAEGLGVAIVPHSMSKMQLAGAVFIPLTSKQMVEQGAIWLTSNDNPSLNSAKQCFQTYQPI, encoded by the coding sequence ATGAAATTTGACCTAAGACAGCTTAATTACTTTGTTGTCCTTGCCGAAACCAAGCACTTTGGTTTGGCGGCAGCAAAGCTTCATATTTCTCAACCACCGCTATCAAGGCAGATTGCTTCGCTTGAATCTGCTTTAGGTGTTGTATTGCTAGAAAGGTCTACCCGGCATGTTGCGCTCACCCCAACTGGCGCACATTTTTACCAAGAGGCCAAACGCTTACTCAATCAATATCAGTCGCTTATCGATAGTACGCAAGCAGTAGCAAGAGGAGAAAAGGGTACGCTCACCATTGGATTTACCATGAGTGCGGCTTGGAGCGTGTTACCAGGGCTTATTCGCCAATTAAGCGAAGCATTTCCGCTGATAGATGTGAAGCTCATCGAATTACTACCAAGTGCCTTAAATCAATCTCTACTGGCTGGCGAAATAGACTGCGGTGTTGCTTACCCTTGGCAAAAACCTTCTGGTTTTTCCTATCACGCCTTGTTTAGAGAGCCCTTATGCGCCGTTGTCCCGGCTACGCATCCACTCGCAGCAGCAGGCCAAATAGAACCTCATCAACTTCGTGATGAAGTGTTTATTAGCTTTCCTTCTCGCACCGCGCCAGCTTTACATACGCTTGTGTGGCAATGCTGTTTAGAGGGCGGTTTCGAGCCAAATGTGAAGTTTGAAACACACCTTCAACAAACCATTGTAAATTTAGTAGCAGAAGGGTTGGGCGTTGCAATTGTGCCGCATTCCATGAGTAAAATGCAGTTGGCTGGTGCTGTATTCATCCCGCTCACGTCTAAACAAATGGTCGAACAAGGGGCGATTTGGCTGACAAGCAACGATAATCCAAGCCTCAATAGTGCCAAGCAATGTTTCCAAACATACCAGCCTATCTAG
- a CDS encoding LysR substrate-binding domain-containing protein, with amino-acid sequence MMSSRGYRRIIPSLTAIVEFEAVARLSSFTKASHELGLTQAAVSRQIKSLETDLGVSLFNRLYRAIELTREGEILYAAAAEAMQKIATAYDHISLGSSHQELIIESTAAFSQFYILPKLPNYQQQFPDASLRIVTQKFAADMRNDGFHLSIRYGDGQWSDGTAYCLFDEEVFPVCSPAWKAAHPDTHTLADLAAMPLIDNDPTFDGWLGWDSWFQAFGLKNQKLHYGLRCSLYTDAVNAALHGVGITLGWKRLLQPYLDAGQLVRLSEFSLKVPDKYYAVLPHGEIYSRQIESAIEWLRQEA; translated from the coding sequence ATGATGAGTTCGCGTGGATATCGTCGGATTATTCCCTCTCTAACCGCAATTGTAGAGTTTGAAGCGGTCGCTAGATTAAGTAGTTTTACGAAAGCCTCGCATGAGCTAGGGCTGACCCAGGCAGCGGTGAGTCGACAAATTAAATCCTTAGAAACGGATTTAGGTGTGTCGCTGTTTAATCGGCTTTACCGTGCGATTGAACTGACTCGGGAAGGGGAGATTCTGTACGCCGCAGCTGCTGAGGCGATGCAGAAAATTGCCACGGCGTATGACCATATTTCTCTTGGTTCTAGCCATCAAGAACTCATTATTGAATCGACCGCCGCGTTTTCTCAATTCTATATTTTGCCCAAGCTGCCCAATTATCAGCAGCAATTTCCAGACGCTTCGCTGCGAATCGTGACGCAAAAGTTTGCAGCAGATATGCGAAATGATGGATTTCATTTGTCTATTCGGTATGGTGATGGTCAATGGAGTGATGGCACCGCGTATTGCTTATTTGATGAAGAAGTGTTTCCGGTGTGCTCGCCCGCGTGGAAAGCCGCCCATCCGGACACACATACACTTGCCGATCTGGCGGCGATGCCATTAATCGATAATGACCCAACATTTGACGGTTGGTTAGGCTGGGATAGTTGGTTTCAGGCGTTTGGTTTAAAGAACCAAAAGCTACACTACGGCCTTAGATGTAGTCTCTATACCGATGCAGTTAACGCAGCTTTGCACGGGGTAGGCATTACGCTGGGTTGGAAGCGTTTGCTGCAACCCTATCTAGATGCCGGCCAGTTGGTGCGGTTGTCCGAATTTTCGCTCAAAGTACCTGATAAATATTATGCAGTTTTACCACATGGCGAAATTTATTCGCGGCAAATTGAGTCGGCGATTGAGTGGTTACGCCAAGAGGCTTAA
- a CDS encoding MmgE/PrpD family protein, translating to MSLYEFIQGFQFSDAPKHTQQLVLNSLLDIIGVAAGASNNETSQRLRTYAHEHYPAGKLASRLLFDGRSVHPMGAAWAGGFCVDSLDAHEGHFTSKGHAGATVVPALIALADAYRKQGHEISGEQFLSALLIAYETGLRAGVALMATAPEYHASGSFSGIGVVCGGAKLLGLDEITFRHAMGIAEYFGPRCPMMRLVDYPSMLRDAHGAGAYAGINALFMAMAGVTGAPAETVEEDRVASYWQDLGQRWEIDAQYFKPWPVCRWAQPALTAATQLRKAHPSLTPDNIKQVRVETFHESMRLQGYNPQNADEAQYGLAFPLAAYFCRGQVGPSEVTGDAIHAEDIRQFSQKIDIVEADDLSKRFPEEILSRLIITLENGDVIQSETTAAKGDPGVPFTQTEFIEKFHQMAGVNLSLAHRQSIEQLVANLPSSPSCAPLFNLVLSEENSFDEGK from the coding sequence ATGTCCCTTTATGAGTTTATCCAAGGGTTCCAATTTTCCGATGCACCAAAACACACCCAGCAACTAGTCCTCAATAGTTTACTAGATATTATTGGTGTCGCTGCTGGTGCAAGCAATAATGAAACAAGCCAACGTCTACGCACCTATGCGCATGAGCATTATCCGGCTGGCAAATTGGCTAGTCGACTATTGTTCGATGGTCGATCTGTACACCCGATGGGTGCCGCTTGGGCGGGTGGGTTTTGTGTGGATAGCCTTGATGCACACGAGGGGCATTTCACCTCTAAAGGCCATGCTGGCGCGACCGTTGTCCCAGCACTAATTGCCTTGGCCGATGCCTATCGAAAACAAGGACATGAGATTAGCGGCGAACAATTTTTAAGTGCGTTATTAATCGCTTACGAAACAGGGCTTCGGGCAGGTGTGGCCCTAATGGCGACTGCGCCAGAATATCACGCCTCGGGTTCTTTCTCTGGCATTGGTGTGGTGTGTGGTGGCGCCAAATTGCTGGGGCTAGATGAAATAACATTCCGTCACGCAATGGGGATTGCCGAATACTTTGGCCCACGTTGCCCCATGATGCGTTTGGTAGATTACCCATCTATGTTACGAGATGCGCATGGTGCAGGTGCATATGCGGGCATCAATGCGTTATTCATGGCAATGGCCGGCGTCACAGGGGCGCCAGCAGAAACGGTAGAAGAGGATCGTGTTGCCTCGTATTGGCAAGATTTAGGGCAGAGATGGGAAATAGATGCTCAGTATTTTAAACCTTGGCCAGTTTGCCGTTGGGCGCAACCCGCTTTAACGGCTGCAACGCAGTTGCGTAAAGCGCACCCATCATTAACACCAGACAATATCAAGCAGGTTAGGGTTGAGACCTTTCACGAATCTATGCGGCTGCAAGGCTATAACCCACAAAATGCAGATGAAGCGCAATATGGGCTAGCCTTTCCCTTAGCCGCTTATTTTTGTCGTGGGCAAGTTGGTCCATCCGAGGTAACGGGGGATGCCATCCATGCCGAGGATATTCGCCAATTTAGCCAGAAAATTGACATCGTCGAGGCGGATGATTTGTCAAAGCGCTTTCCTGAAGAAATCTTATCCCGCCTCATCATTACCTTAGAAAATGGCGATGTTATTCAGAGTGAAACGACAGCAGCAAAGGGAGACCCTGGCGTTCCATTTACACAAACCGAATTCATTGAGAAATTCCATCAAATGGCGGGGGTGAATTTATCACTTGCTCACCGCCAATCTATCGAGCAGCTAGTTGCTAACTTGCCATCTAGCCCATCGTGCGCCCCTCTTTTTAATCTGGTACTCAGCGAAGAAAATTCGTTTGATGAAGGGAAATAA